Part of the Synergistota bacterium genome, CGGTGTGGGTTCCAAATTCTTCTTTTGCATTCCGTTTTCCCAGGAGGTAGATGAAACGGGTGAGCGAGAAGAAGGAAAAGATAATAGTAGCCGAGGATGAGAGCAAGATCCAGATAGTAATAAGGAGCGCACTTGAGAAATATGGATATGAGGTTTTAATTGCAAAAGATGGGCTTGAAGCGCTGAATCTTATCCGGGAAAATCCAGACGCAGTCGCCCTTATAACCGATATCTCAATGCCTAATATGACGGGATTGGAGCTCGTCGAGGAGGTAAGAAAAAACGGCCCTAATCCTGAAATACCAGTACTCGTTTTAAGCGCTTATCATTCTAAGGACAATGTGCTGAAGGCAAAGGAGCTGAAGGTAAACGAGTTTATAGCCAAGCCATTTCCGCTGAAGGAACTTATAGTAAGAGTTAATAGAATGCTCGGCAAAGAGCTACCACAGGAAAAGCCCAAAGTAAAGAGGGAAGAGAAAAAGTACACCGGTTCTACCAAGAAAATACTCGTTGTAGATGATTCCAAGATGATTCTTAAGATGGCAGAAGCGACGCTGAGAAAAGCGGGATTCAATGTGATAACCGCGGAAAACGGCAAACAAGGATTTCTAAAGGCAACGGCAGAAAAGCCAGACTTGATACTCACCGATATAATGATGCCAGAAATGGATGGCTTAACGCTCTGCGAGGAGTTAAGAAAAAATCCTCAGACTAAAGACATCCCAATATTAATAATATCCACTAAGGGACAAAAGAAAGACGTAATAGAAGCGCTTCAGCGAGGGGCGACCGGATACATAGTAAAGCCATTCAGCCCCAAGGATCTCGCCACGAGAGTATGGAAGACCTTGGGGCTAAAGGCTTCTACCTGAAATCACACAGAGAGATTTCGGTTCCTTGCAAAGCCTCGAGAAATCGTGCATCCTCAAGCCCTTTTACCTTTACCACAACCCTTCCCCTACCCTCGTTGGGGGAGGGATAAGTAGCCAGTGCTATTATATTACCTCCGTATCGCGCTATAAGCTGAGTTAGCTGAGCCAAAACGCCCTCCTTATCCGGTACCTCGAAGACGAACCTGCTTCCTTCCCTGCCCGCTCCGAGAAGCTTAAGAAGAACCTTAAAGATGTCGGTTTCGGTTATTATTCCCACAAGCTCTCCATCACGCATAACAGGAAGGGCACCTACCTTCTTATCAGCCATGACTTTCGCCGCTTCCTCGATGGGAGTGTCATCTGAAATCGTTATGACTTCCTTCGTCATTATGTCTTCAACCTTAAGCTTGCTTAAAAGATAGCTGAGCTCCCAAACATCAAGCGTAGTTGCCTTAGAAGGAGATGCATAAAGGAGATCCTTTTCAGTTATTATACCTACGAGTTTTCCCTCATCGTTAACCACCGGTAATCTCCTTACACCCTTGTCTCTCAAAAGCTTCAGCGCATCCTGAAAAGCCACATCAGGCTTTACCGTAATCGGATTTAGCGTCATAACATCCCTAACAAACATACCTTTTTCACCTCCACTTAAACTCTAATTCCTTACCCTGAGGATAAGATATCCTGTAGACAAAGTTCAATCTCGCTTTCTCTCCGCTTTTTAAAGTGATCTTCCACTCGATATGCCCCGTACCCGTTTTCCTAAATGGCTTAGGATCAATTTTAATAAGCTCCACTTCGACTCTCGAATCCACGGATACAGGTATGATCTCATCGACCAGAATCTTTGCCTCAGAACCAGTCAGGTTTCTCAAGCTGATCTCATATCCCCGCTCCCTCACGCTTCCTTTCGTGAAGATACCCTTCTCCGTCTCCCCTATCTTAAGAAGCTTTCTTTTAATTTCTATCCTCTCCTCATTCCCAAAGCAAAGCTTATACTCCCCTCCACGAGTCATACCGCTTACATGCTTCTTCCCAAGAAAAGTAGTCCCCATGTAGATCTGCGCAGTCCCAGGAAGAAAGTCAAAGGGGGAAGAAAGCTTTACCTTAACCATTCTGTAAGCGGAAGCCTCGCTATAAGGACAACACAGATAATAGATCTCTTCGGCTTTCAGATTCCCCCTCCATACCAAAACTCGTTTCCTCTCACCAGTTGAAGGAATGGAAAAGGCTCTCCGAAGTGATATTTTTACGCCTAAAACTCCTTTCTTGAAAGAAATCTTCTTTTCACCCCCTTCTCGGGCACGAAGAGCTACTGGAGGCGGTGAAGGTACAGCAGCCATAGGAGGAGGAAGCTTAAGAGCCTTTTCTTTCCTCATCAGGCTAACCAGCAAATCCCTCTTCCGAGGTGGAGTAAGAGAAAAGCCTCTTCTTTCCGAAGATAGAATGATTCTTGCATTCTTCCAATCCTCGCCCGTTTTTTGCCAAATACTTGCATAAACTGAAACATCAACTCTCTTAAAATCGGGATCAAGGACAAATTTATACTCGGGACTCCAGCCCGCCTTAGGACAATAGAAAGAATAAAAA contains:
- a CDS encoding mucoidy inhibitor MuiA family protein, with protein sequence MRRVSILFFAVIAVLFIPLTAFGLKVELYPEGAFVRGVVEVPAGKSEFKILFPYSSPVESFRVKAQGFSISSMSFSRVYLSDDEIPAIRELKDKIRELEREQKKALDKKKEAELSFKMFEVLLKKVEMESPSEAQSWMTLVEDRVDKYVGDIAKTSEKVKKLKERIELLRKRLEEIDTPNSRRRNLALLKIEGNRSGGKLFYSFYCPKAGWSPEYKFVLDPDFKRVDVSVYASIWQKTGEDWKNARIILSSERRGFSLTPPRKRDLLVSLMRKEKALKLPPPMAAVPSPPPVALRAREGGEKKISFKKGVLGVKISLRRAFSIPSTGERKRVLVWRGNLKAEEIYYLCCPYSEASAYRMVKVKLSSPFDFLPGTAQIYMGTTFLGKKHVSGMTRGGEYKLCFGNEERIEIKRKLLKIGETEKGIFTKGSVRERGYEISLRNLTGSEAKILVDEIIPVSVDSRVEVELIKIDPKPFRKTGTGHIEWKITLKSGEKARLNFVYRISYPQGKELEFKWR
- a CDS encoding response regulator, with translation MSEKKEKIIVAEDESKIQIVIRSALEKYGYEVLIAKDGLEALNLIRENPDAVALITDISMPNMTGLELVEEVRKNGPNPEIPVLVLSAYHSKDNVLKAKELKVNEFIAKPFPLKELIVRVNRMLGKELPQEKPKVKREEKKYTGSTKKILVVDDSKMILKMAEATLRKAGFNVITAENGKQGFLKATAEKPDLILTDIMMPEMDGLTLCEELRKNPQTKDIPILIISTKGQKKDVIEALQRGATGYIVKPFSPKDLATRVWKTLGLKAST
- a CDS encoding CBS domain-containing protein → MFVRDVMTLNPITVKPDVAFQDALKLLRDKGVRRLPVVNDEGKLVGIITEKDLLYASPSKATTLDVWELSYLLSKLKVEDIMTKEVITISDDTPIEEAAKVMADKKVGALPVMRDGELVGIITETDIFKVLLKLLGAGREGSRFVFEVPDKEGVLAQLTQLIARYGGNIIALATYPSPNEGRGRVVVKVKGLEDARFLEALQGTEISLCDFR